A single window of Microbispora hainanensis DNA harbors:
- a CDS encoding SpoIIE family protein phosphatase produces the protein MPLDVFDRAPVAVLVTGGVEHRLRYTNNAFRAMFGHRPIGAPVSEALDDLVGHDTLAAFDKALATGRTVRLDDVSTTADGGDGRHDRLFRVSLSRVPLQHGGWGLLALVQEVTAQAATARRLHAMEKELRRLRRRYQSIIWAGAHGVWVTGPHGESRESHGWQRLTGQRPEESFGHGWMEALHPEDRVYAEEWWGKASEQEVPLQEATYRVRPRDGVYRHIRFRAVPVRENGAVVEWVGTSTDVEQEWQEERRRRLLERAAAAASDITNLEEMCQALADVVVPELADTCDVHLLREPNGGLPYTDVIVAERLGCAVSEGIPTLPMLQEHYSAEVLRRAVRQRRPAQMSFPRGRPPFLYPEAISRWLAEIEAHNVVILPIVVEGEVAAVVTACVRGDRPPIGQTDIDLMGQILDHTHDAISNALRFRRTQRVALALQHSLLAEPPHIPGLELAARYQPSPTAAEIGGDWYDAFVLPGGAVKLVIGDVAGHDLAAAVCMSQVRNMLRALAVDRDECPGEVLQRLNSAMEALNGETTVTCALTRVERDAEGLWGLAYSAAGHPPPLLVTGEGEARFLREAGNPLLGLCYEQPWISAVEPLPPRSTLLLYTDGLVERRGEDIGDGLERLRRCAEPLAREPLDRFCDQVLTGMPVTGEDDVAMIALRVPMEGGYEGVTS, from the coding sequence GTGCCGCTGGACGTGTTCGACCGGGCGCCGGTCGCGGTGCTGGTGACCGGTGGGGTCGAGCATCGGCTGCGCTATACGAACAACGCCTTCCGGGCGATGTTCGGGCACCGGCCGATCGGGGCGCCGGTGTCGGAGGCTCTCGACGACCTCGTGGGGCACGACACCCTCGCCGCGTTCGACAAGGCGCTGGCGACGGGGCGTACGGTGCGCCTCGACGACGTCTCCACGACCGCGGACGGCGGCGACGGACGGCACGACCGTCTCTTCCGGGTGAGCCTCTCCCGAGTGCCCCTCCAGCATGGCGGGTGGGGACTTCTGGCGCTGGTCCAGGAGGTCACGGCACAGGCCGCCACCGCGCGGCGGCTGCACGCCATGGAGAAGGAGTTGCGCCGCCTCCGGCGCCGCTACCAGAGCATCATCTGGGCGGGCGCGCACGGGGTGTGGGTGACCGGCCCGCACGGCGAGTCCAGAGAGAGCCATGGCTGGCAGCGGCTGACAGGACAGAGACCGGAGGAGAGTTTCGGCCACGGCTGGATGGAGGCCCTGCACCCCGAAGACCGCGTGTACGCCGAGGAATGGTGGGGCAAGGCCTCCGAGCAGGAGGTCCCGCTCCAAGAGGCGACCTACCGCGTCCGCCCCCGCGACGGCGTCTACCGGCACATCCGGTTCCGGGCCGTTCCGGTGCGCGAGAACGGCGCGGTGGTGGAGTGGGTGGGCACCTCAACCGACGTCGAGCAGGAGTGGCAGGAGGAGCGCCGCCGCCGGCTGCTGGAGCGCGCCGCGGCCGCCGCGAGCGACATCACCAACCTGGAGGAGATGTGCCAGGCGCTCGCCGACGTGGTCGTGCCCGAGCTCGCCGACACCTGCGACGTCCATCTGCTTCGCGAGCCGAACGGCGGTCTTCCGTACACGGACGTCATCGTCGCCGAGCGCCTCGGCTGCGCCGTAAGTGAGGGAATACCGACGCTGCCGATGCTGCAGGAGCACTACTCCGCCGAGGTGCTGCGGCGAGCGGTGAGGCAGCGCCGCCCCGCCCAGATGTCCTTCCCCCGTGGACGTCCTCCGTTCCTCTACCCGGAGGCGATCAGCAGGTGGCTCGCCGAGATCGAGGCGCACAACGTTGTCATCCTCCCGATCGTGGTCGAAGGCGAGGTCGCGGCCGTGGTCACGGCCTGCGTCCGCGGGGACCGGCCTCCGATCGGCCAGACCGACATCGACCTGATGGGGCAGATCCTCGATCACACGCACGACGCCATCAGCAATGCTCTGCGCTTCCGGCGCACCCAGCGGGTGGCGCTGGCCCTGCAGCACAGTCTGCTGGCCGAGCCGCCGCATATCCCCGGTCTGGAGCTCGCCGCGCGCTACCAGCCGAGCCCGACCGCCGCCGAGATCGGCGGAGACTGGTACGACGCGTTCGTGCTGCCCGGTGGCGCGGTCAAGCTGGTGATCGGCGACGTGGCCGGGCACGACCTCGCCGCCGCAGTCTGCATGAGCCAGGTGCGCAACATGCTGCGGGCGCTCGCCGTCGATCGTGACGAGTGCCCCGGTGAGGTCCTGCAGCGGCTGAACAGCGCCATGGAGGCCCTGAACGGCGAGACCACGGTCACCTGCGCCCTGACCCGCGTGGAACGGGATGCGGAGGGCCTCTGGGGGCTGGCCTACTCCGCGGCCGGCCACCCGCCGCCGTTGCTGGTGACCGGCGAGGGGGAGGCCCGCTTCCTCCGGGAAGCGGGCAACCCGCTTCTCGGCCTCTGCTACGAGCAGCCGTGGATCAGCGCCGTCGAACCGTTGCCACCGCGCAGCACGCTGCTGCTCTACACCGACGGCCTCGTCGAGCGGCGCGGTGAGGACATCGGCGACGGGCTCGAACGGCTGCGGCGGTGCGCGGAGCCGCTCGCCCGCGAACCGCTGGACCGGTTCTGCGACCAGGTGCTCACCGGGATGCCGGTGACGGGGGAGGACGACGTCGCCATGATCGCGTTACGGGTGCCGATGGAAGGCGGCTACGAGGGAGTCACCTCATAA
- a CDS encoding MFS transporter, with the protein MRVNRAWLGLVVLALPALLVAIDATALLLALPQLSADLGATSVEQLWISDSYGFMVAGLVITMGTLGDRIGRRRLLLIGGAAFLVLSVAAAFAADPLMLIVARALLGVAGATLAPSTLALITSMFRDERQRGKAIAIWAACQFTGGALGPVLAGFLLQHFWWGSVFLVAVPAMALLLLAGPVLLPEFRSDQAGRLDPAGVVLSLAAVLLTVFGIKQLTVASGPAVPAGALVAGAGLGFLFVRRQLRVEAPLLDLRLLRNRPFTAVLVALVFAGVAMAGTGLMVTQYLQGVLGLSPAVSALLFAPMGLGTAAGTMAAPALARRVRRTTAIAGGLAVSAVGGLLLIGAGVGGAGALPPVVIGITVLALGTGPLFALGTGLVVGSVPPERAGSAASMSETGNYFGGSLGLALLGVVASVVYRGRMDGTSDSLAGAVAASRHLPAAEGAHLLHAAREAFTAGLHVTGLTAAVVFAGLAMLVLAMRPATRTATAPVPGHKAGHEAGREAGYEVTPS; encoded by the coding sequence GGGAGCCACCAGCGTCGAGCAGTTGTGGATCAGCGACAGCTACGGGTTCATGGTGGCCGGTCTGGTCATCACGATGGGCACGCTCGGCGACCGGATCGGCCGCCGGCGGCTGCTGCTGATCGGCGGAGCGGCGTTCCTGGTGCTGTCGGTCGCGGCGGCCTTCGCGGCCGATCCGCTGATGCTGATCGTCGCGCGTGCCCTGCTGGGCGTCGCCGGGGCGACCCTGGCACCGTCCACGCTCGCCCTGATCACCAGCATGTTCCGCGACGAACGGCAGCGGGGCAAGGCCATCGCGATCTGGGCGGCCTGCCAGTTCACCGGCGGCGCGCTCGGGCCCGTGCTCGCCGGGTTCCTGCTCCAGCACTTCTGGTGGGGATCGGTGTTCCTGGTCGCCGTGCCGGCGATGGCGTTGCTGCTGCTCGCCGGGCCGGTGCTGCTGCCGGAGTTCCGCAGCGACCAGGCCGGACGGCTCGACCCGGCCGGCGTCGTGCTGTCGCTCGCGGCGGTGCTCCTGACGGTCTTCGGGATCAAGCAACTGACCGTCGCGAGCGGCCCGGCCGTCCCGGCGGGCGCCCTCGTCGCGGGCGCGGGCTTGGGCTTCCTGTTCGTACGGCGGCAGTTGCGGGTGGAGGCGCCGCTGCTCGATCTGCGGCTGCTCCGCAACCGCCCCTTCACGGCCGTGCTCGTCGCGCTGGTCTTCGCCGGCGTGGCCATGGCCGGCACGGGCCTGATGGTGACCCAGTATCTGCAGGGCGTGCTGGGCCTCTCCCCGGCCGTGTCGGCGTTGCTGTTCGCGCCGATGGGCCTGGGCACGGCGGCCGGCACCATGGCGGCGCCGGCGCTGGCCCGCCGGGTGAGGCGGACGACCGCCATCGCCGGCGGACTGGCGGTGTCGGCGGTGGGCGGCCTGCTGCTGATCGGCGCCGGTGTCGGCGGCGCGGGTGCCCTGCCGCCGGTGGTGATCGGCATCACCGTGCTGGCGCTGGGCACGGGCCCGCTGTTCGCGCTGGGCACCGGGCTGGTCGTCGGGTCCGTGCCGCCGGAGCGCGCCGGCTCGGCGGCGTCGATGTCGGAGACCGGCAACTACTTCGGCGGTTCGCTCGGCCTCGCGCTGCTCGGCGTGGTGGCCTCGGTGGTCTACCGCGGCAGGATGGACGGCACGTCCGACTCGCTGGCCGGCGCGGTCGCCGCGAGCCGGCACCTTCCCGCCGCCGAGGGCGCGCACCTGCTGCACGCCGCACGGGAGGCGTTCACGGCCGGCCTGCACGTCACCGGCCTGACAGCCGCGGTCGTCTTCGCCGGGCTGGCCATGCTGGTCCTGGCGATGCGTCCGGCGACCCGGACCGCCACGGCTCCGGTCCCCGGTCATAAGGCCGGTCACGAGGCCGGTCGTGAGGCCGGTTATGAGGTGACTCCCTCGTAG